Proteins from a genomic interval of Kribbella aluminosa:
- a CDS encoding cell division protein FtsQ/DivIB, which translates to MSQSVDLARAQQRFARRQRLVRWRSWLPWAIGGGLVVLAGLIVWLFYFSSAFAVSGVRISGADTVPVATIEQTAAAPIGTPLANVDLRAIADRVRTIPAVADAQVTRAWPRKIVIVVTERVPVVVVTDGSRFELVDATGTSYRTVPDRPAGLPEAKITGVRRDVTVHSVVTVSAALPESLRTRVGSITATSPDSITLNLSSGVKVVWGSSDDSARKAGILSVLMKRDAKVYDVSAPDLPVTKGEKR; encoded by the coding sequence ATGAGCCAGAGCGTCGATCTGGCTCGGGCACAGCAGCGGTTCGCGCGCCGGCAACGGCTGGTGCGGTGGCGCAGCTGGCTGCCCTGGGCCATCGGCGGCGGGCTGGTCGTGCTGGCCGGCCTGATCGTCTGGCTGTTCTACTTCTCCTCCGCGTTCGCGGTCTCCGGGGTCCGGATCAGCGGTGCCGACACGGTGCCGGTGGCAACGATCGAGCAGACCGCGGCGGCCCCGATCGGCACCCCGCTGGCGAACGTGGACCTGCGGGCGATCGCGGACCGGGTCCGGACCATCCCGGCGGTCGCGGACGCCCAGGTGACCCGGGCGTGGCCGCGGAAGATCGTGATCGTGGTCACCGAACGGGTTCCGGTCGTGGTGGTCACCGACGGCTCGCGGTTCGAGCTGGTGGACGCCACCGGTACGTCGTACCGGACGGTGCCGGACCGGCCGGCCGGGCTGCCGGAGGCGAAGATCACCGGTGTCCGGCGGGACGTCACCGTGCACTCGGTGGTGACGGTCTCGGCGGCACTCCCGGAATCCCTGCGGACCCGGGTGGGATCGATCACGGCGACGTCGCCGGACTCGATCACCCTGAACCTCAGCTCCGGGGTGAAGGTGGTGTGGGGCAGTTCCGATGACAGTGCGCGCAAGGCGGGGATACTCAGCGTACTGATGAAGCGGGACGCGAAGGTGTACGACGTCTCGGCGCCCGATCTCCCTGTCACCAAAGGGGAAAAACGGTGA
- a CDS encoding YggS family pyridoxal phosphate-dependent enzyme, which produces MTRADELRANLEQVQERIEKACQAAGRGRDEVTLVAITKTFPVSDVRALADLGVTDAGENREQELKEKAPDCPDLTWHFVGQLQSKKSRSVVRYASVVHSVDRPALVDALSKAAVAEQKSVRCLIQVSLAAYGSAASSGTATGASRGGVAPAGVPELAAAIVAADGLELGGVMAVAPLGSEPGEAFAGLHDVASRLRSEHPGADWISAGMTGDLEAAIKEGATHVRLGRALLGTRTPLG; this is translated from the coding sequence ATGACCCGCGCCGACGAGCTCCGGGCGAATCTGGAGCAGGTGCAGGAACGGATCGAGAAGGCGTGTCAGGCGGCCGGGAGGGGCCGGGACGAGGTCACCCTCGTGGCGATCACCAAAACCTTCCCAGTCAGCGACGTACGGGCGCTGGCGGACCTCGGGGTCACGGACGCCGGGGAGAACCGCGAGCAGGAGCTGAAGGAGAAGGCGCCGGACTGCCCGGACCTCACCTGGCACTTCGTCGGGCAACTGCAGTCGAAGAAGTCCCGGTCGGTGGTGCGGTACGCGTCGGTCGTGCACTCGGTCGACCGGCCCGCACTCGTCGACGCGTTGTCGAAGGCCGCGGTCGCGGAGCAGAAGTCGGTGCGGTGCCTGATCCAGGTGAGCCTGGCGGCGTACGGGTCCGCGGCCAGTTCCGGTACGGCGACCGGCGCGAGCCGGGGCGGGGTCGCGCCCGCCGGCGTACCGGAGCTGGCCGCGGCGATCGTGGCGGCGGACGGGCTCGAGCTCGGCGGGGTGATGGCGGTCGCACCGCTCGGATCGGAACCCGGGGAAGCCTTTGCGGGACTGCACGACGTAGCGTCCCGGCTACGCTCCGAACATCCCGGTGCGGACTGGATCTCGGCCGGGATGACCGGCGATCTGGAGGCCGCGATCAAGGAGGGTGCGACACACGTTCGGCTCGGGCGCGCATTACTCGGTACGCGCACTCCGCTGGGTTAG
- a CDS encoding polyphenol oxidase family protein, translating into MFGYDEIHSAARLAFTDRFGGASKPPYGELNLGSASGPDGAGVTANFRLIASEFGVPMEQVVRVSQVHGRDVHVVRPGDELPIQPMPRADGLVTTRSDVVLAVRAADCLPVLLYADGVVGAAHSGRKGMYVGIVPATVGAMRDLSAGRITAVLGPYACGKCYEVPDEMRAEVAVQVPASYSETSWGTPALDVAAGVRAQLADLDVEVVDATACTIESGDLYSYRREGPESGRMAGLIKLAGS; encoded by the coding sequence GTGTTCGGTTATGACGAGATCCACTCCGCCGCCCGGCTCGCCTTCACCGACCGCTTCGGCGGCGCCAGCAAACCGCCGTACGGCGAGCTGAATCTGGGTAGCGCTTCGGGACCGGACGGTGCGGGTGTCACGGCGAACTTCCGGCTGATCGCCTCGGAGTTCGGCGTGCCCATGGAGCAGGTGGTGCGGGTCAGCCAGGTGCACGGTCGCGACGTCCACGTCGTACGTCCGGGTGACGAACTGCCGATCCAGCCGATGCCGAGGGCCGACGGTCTCGTCACGACCCGCTCCGACGTCGTCCTCGCGGTCCGCGCCGCCGACTGTCTCCCGGTGCTGCTGTACGCCGACGGTGTGGTCGGCGCCGCACACTCCGGCCGCAAGGGCATGTACGTCGGCATCGTCCCCGCGACCGTCGGCGCGATGCGCGACCTCAGCGCCGGGCGGATCACCGCCGTCCTCGGCCCGTACGCCTGCGGCAAGTGCTACGAAGTACCCGACGAGATGCGCGCCGAGGTCGCCGTACAGGTACCGGCGTCGTACTCCGAAACGAGCTGGGGGACACCCGCGCTCGACGTGGCGGCCGGCGTCCGGGCCCAACTGGCCGACCTCGACGTCGAGGTCGTCGACGCGACGGCCTGCACGATCGAGTCCGGGGACCTGTACTCGTACCGCCGCGAGGGCCCGGAGAGTGGCCGGATGGCCGGGCTGATCAAGCTGGCCGGCTCATGA
- a CDS encoding RluA family pseudouridine synthase, whose amino-acid sequence MVPDGLAGERLDAALSRLFGVSRTKAAELIESGLVQVDGSPAPKSSRVAAGVLLDVELPPPPSEVTVVPETVENLRIVYDDDEIVVVDKPVGVAAHPSPGWTGPTVIGHLAGAGFSISTSGAAERKGIVHRLDVGTSGLMVVAKTEYAYTVLKRAFKERTVKKIYHALVQGHPDPFTGTVDAPIDRHPHHDYKFGVVAGGKPSVTHYETLEAFRYATLLEIILETGRTHQIRVHMAAIGHPCCGDLTYGADPVLAERLGLSRQWLHAMRLGFTHPGSGEYVEFTSKYPEDLDHALDLLVDAE is encoded by the coding sequence ATGGTGCCCGACGGTCTGGCGGGCGAGCGGCTCGACGCGGCCCTGTCCCGGCTCTTCGGCGTCTCCCGGACCAAGGCAGCCGAGCTGATCGAGTCCGGCCTGGTCCAGGTCGACGGCTCCCCGGCGCCGAAGTCGTCCCGGGTCGCGGCCGGCGTACTGCTCGACGTCGAACTGCCCCCGCCGCCGTCCGAGGTGACCGTCGTACCGGAGACCGTCGAGAACCTGCGGATCGTGTACGACGACGACGAGATCGTCGTGGTGGACAAACCCGTCGGCGTCGCCGCGCACCCGTCACCCGGCTGGACCGGCCCGACCGTGATCGGCCACCTGGCCGGCGCGGGCTTCAGCATCTCCACCAGCGGCGCCGCCGAGCGCAAGGGCATCGTGCACCGCCTCGACGTCGGTACGTCGGGGCTGATGGTGGTCGCGAAGACGGAGTACGCCTACACCGTGCTCAAGCGCGCCTTCAAGGAGCGCACGGTCAAGAAGATCTACCACGCGCTGGTCCAGGGCCACCCCGACCCGTTCACCGGTACGGTCGACGCCCCGATCGACAGGCATCCGCACCACGACTACAAGTTCGGCGTGGTGGCCGGCGGGAAGCCGAGCGTCACGCACTACGAGACCCTCGAGGCGTTCCGGTACGCGACCCTGCTGGAGATCATCCTGGAGACCGGCCGCACGCACCAGATCCGCGTGCACATGGCCGCGATCGGCCACCCGTGCTGCGGCGACCTGACGTACGGCGCCGACCCGGTGCTCGCCGAACGCCTCGGCCTGTCCCGCCAGTGGCTGCACGCGATGCGCCTCGGCTTCACCCACCCCGGCTCCGGCGAGTACGTCGAGTTCACCTCGAAGTACCCCGAAGACCTCGACCACGCCCTCGATCTGCTGGTTGACGCCGAGTAA
- the murC gene encoding UDP-N-acetylmuramate--L-alanine ligase yields the protein MIVTAPETLLPAEKLGRVHFVGIGGAGMSGIARIMAARGIEVSGSDAKDGKVLAALRALGATCWVGHEAAHVAAVDTVVVSTAIRETNPEVVAARAAGIPILPRAAALASVMVGRRTIAVAGTHGKTTTTSMLTVALQHCGADPSYAIGGNLNESGSNAHGGNGDLFVAEADESDKSFLTYSPEVSIVTSVEPDHLDNYGDEASYRRAFEEFCARVLPGGFMVICQDDAGARQLASYARDSGIDVRTYGESEDADLRVTELTATGATQSFVPVYRGRKLPVVNLQQAGKHNALNASAALSAGLGLGFSAADLAEGLAAFTGTGRRFEFKGLEDGVRVFDSYAHHPTELAVDLTAARQVAGEGRVIACFQPHLFSRTRIFATEFSEALALADEVVVMDVFAAREDPEPGVTGALIANHVPLKPDQVRFEPSWSAVPQLVADLAEPGDLVVTLGAGDVTLIGPEVVGLLAERAATREPAEATLTPVVE from the coding sequence GTGATCGTCACCGCTCCTGAAACGCTCCTGCCTGCCGAAAAGCTGGGCCGCGTGCACTTCGTAGGCATCGGCGGCGCCGGCATGTCCGGGATCGCCCGGATCATGGCGGCGCGCGGGATCGAGGTGTCCGGCTCGGACGCCAAGGACGGCAAGGTGCTGGCTGCGCTCCGGGCGCTCGGCGCGACCTGCTGGGTCGGGCACGAGGCCGCGCACGTCGCCGCCGTGGACACCGTGGTGGTCTCCACCGCGATCCGCGAGACCAACCCCGAGGTGGTCGCCGCCCGTGCGGCCGGGATCCCGATCCTGCCGCGGGCCGCCGCGCTCGCGTCGGTGATGGTCGGCCGCCGGACGATCGCGGTCGCCGGTACGCACGGCAAGACCACCACCACGTCGATGCTCACGGTCGCGCTGCAGCACTGCGGCGCCGACCCGTCGTACGCGATCGGCGGGAACCTGAACGAGTCCGGGTCGAACGCCCACGGCGGCAACGGCGACCTGTTCGTGGCCGAGGCGGACGAGTCGGACAAGTCGTTCCTGACCTACTCGCCCGAGGTGTCGATCGTCACGTCGGTGGAGCCGGACCACCTGGACAACTACGGCGACGAGGCCAGCTACCGCAGGGCGTTCGAGGAGTTCTGCGCCCGGGTGCTGCCCGGCGGGTTCATGGTGATCTGCCAGGACGACGCCGGCGCCCGGCAGCTGGCGTCGTACGCGCGGGACAGCGGGATCGACGTCCGGACGTACGGCGAGTCCGAGGACGCGGACCTGCGGGTGACCGAACTCACCGCGACCGGGGCGACGCAGTCGTTCGTGCCGGTGTACCGCGGGCGCAAGCTGCCGGTGGTGAACCTGCAGCAGGCGGGCAAGCACAACGCGCTGAACGCGTCCGCCGCGCTCAGCGCCGGGCTCGGGCTCGGGTTCTCCGCGGCCGACCTGGCCGAGGGGCTGGCCGCCTTCACCGGGACCGGCCGGCGGTTCGAGTTCAAGGGGCTCGAGGACGGTGTCCGGGTCTTCGACTCGTACGCGCACCACCCGACCGAGCTGGCCGTCGACCTGACCGCGGCCCGCCAGGTGGCGGGGGAGGGGCGCGTGATCGCGTGCTTCCAGCCGCACCTGTTCAGCCGGACGCGGATCTTCGCGACCGAGTTCTCGGAGGCGCTGGCGCTGGCCGACGAGGTCGTGGTGATGGACGTCTTCGCGGCCCGTGAGGACCCGGAGCCCGGCGTCACCGGGGCGCTGATCGCGAACCACGTGCCGCTGAAGCCGGACCAGGTCCGGTTCGAGCCGTCCTGGTCCGCCGTACCGCAACTCGTCGCGGACCTGGCCGAGCCGGGTGATCTGGTCGTCACCCTCGGAGCCGGCGACGTGACGCTGATCGGCCCGGAAGTCGTTGGCCTGCTGGCCGAACGCGCCGCCACCCGCGAGCCTGCCGAGGCAACGCTCACACCTGTGGTGGAGTAA
- the lspA gene encoding signal peptidase II encodes MQRTPGTPLNDPASSPQVEDAATPEPADEQSAGSPSSPGGRSWKWIVVFGAVGLVVLLLDQVTKAQALAHLTPGEPVNVIGSLLKFNLIRNSGAAFSLGAGYTPYISAVQIIVAIGVIYLSRKLGSAGWAVAFGLLFGGAVGNILDRIFREPSPFHGHVVDFLQTPHWAIFNVADMAVTSAAVLLVIQTLRGVKLDGTREHRQ; translated from the coding sequence ATGCAAAGAACGCCAGGAACGCCGCTGAACGACCCCGCCTCGTCCCCTCAGGTGGAGGACGCAGCCACCCCCGAACCGGCCGACGAACAGTCGGCCGGTTCTCCGTCGTCCCCCGGCGGCCGGTCGTGGAAGTGGATTGTGGTGTTCGGTGCGGTCGGGCTGGTCGTGCTGTTGCTGGACCAGGTGACGAAAGCTCAGGCGCTGGCTCATCTGACACCGGGTGAGCCGGTGAACGTGATCGGGAGCCTGCTCAAGTTCAACCTGATCCGGAACTCGGGAGCGGCGTTCAGCCTGGGGGCCGGCTACACGCCGTACATCAGCGCGGTGCAGATCATCGTCGCGATCGGCGTGATCTACCTCTCCCGCAAGCTCGGGTCGGCCGGCTGGGCGGTCGCGTTCGGCTTGTTGTTCGGGGGTGCGGTCGGAAACATCCTGGACCGCATCTTCCGCGAGCCGTCGCCGTTCCACGGGCACGTGGTCGACTTCCTGCAGACCCCGCACTGGGCGATCTTCAACGTCGCGGACATGGCCGTCACCTCGGCCGCCGTACTGCTGGTGATCCAGACCCTGCGCGGCGTCAAGCTCGACGGCACCCGGGAGCACCGGCAGTGA
- a CDS encoding TraR/DksA family transcriptional regulator, translating to MATSARKKSAPERTAAAKKTAAKLSGTKKAEPVQKTAARKSPVKTSPAKKTTAVKKSAGTSPGTSAATTAAKSTAAKTPAKKAQTKRVAMKTNENRTPATAPAKSAAHTAETFMVKPGEDPWTAAEIAELRAELEGEVEHLKQEIHNAEQEIVGLFRDGSDGAGNDQADVGSTTLERYHELSLADNARDMLNQIEFALTRIHDGTYGVCENCGNAIGKGRLQAFPRATLCVSCKERQERR from the coding sequence ATGGCTACATCGGCACGGAAGAAGTCCGCCCCCGAACGCACTGCCGCGGCCAAGAAGACAGCCGCGAAGCTGAGTGGCACCAAGAAGGCCGAGCCGGTCCAGAAGACAGCGGCCCGGAAAAGCCCGGTGAAGACCTCGCCGGCCAAGAAGACCACCGCGGTGAAGAAGTCGGCAGGAACCTCCCCAGGGACCTCCGCAGCGACCACAGCGGCGAAAAGCACAGCGGCTAAGACCCCTGCCAAGAAAGCTCAGACGAAGAGGGTGGCCATGAAGACCAACGAGAACAGGACCCCGGCGACGGCGCCGGCGAAGTCCGCAGCACACACGGCCGAGACCTTCATGGTGAAGCCGGGCGAAGACCCGTGGACCGCCGCCGAGATCGCCGAGTTGCGCGCGGAACTGGAGGGCGAGGTCGAGCACCTCAAGCAGGAGATCCACAACGCCGAGCAGGAGATCGTTGGCCTGTTCCGGGACGGCAGCGACGGGGCCGGCAACGACCAGGCGGACGTCGGCTCCACGACCCTCGAGCGGTACCACGAGCTGTCGCTGGCGGACAACGCACGGGACATGCTGAACCAGATCGAGTTCGCCCTGACCAGGATCCACGACGGCACGTACGGCGTCTGCGAGAACTGCGGCAACGCGATCGGCAAGGGTCGGCTGCAGGCATTCCCGCGTGCGACACTGTGTGTCTCATGCAAAGAACGCCAGGAACGCCGCTGA
- the ileS gene encoding isoleucine--tRNA ligase yields the protein MAANTPWRQVPAQVDFPALEREVLTLWDEHDTFAKSLEQSAGSTPWTFYEGPPTANGMPGTHHIEARVFKDVFPRYRTMKGFWVERKAGWDCHGLPVEVAVEKELGFSGKPDIEAYGIAEFNAKCRESVLRHVDAFRELTVRMGYWVDLEHPYKTMDPEYVQSVWWSLKQIHDKGLLVEDYRITPYCPRCGTGLSDHELAQGYETVVDPSVYVRFPLTSGPLAGTASLLVWTTTPWTLVSNTAVAVHPDVEYVVATDGTESLVVAKPLLDRLGEGWTVTGEYAGRDMERWTYQRPFELVPFDESAHYVVLAEYVTTEDGTGLVHQSPAFGADDLTVARAYDLPVVNPVDTTGHFNADVPLVGGQFFKKADEALVADLKDRGLLFKHVPYEHPYPHCWRCHTPVMYYALPSWYIRTTQVKDALLRENEKTNWYPESVKWGRYGDWLRNNIDWAVSRSRFWGTPLPIWRCAEDHQVCVGSLAELGELAELGELAGRDLSTTDPHRPYVDDITFDCPTCGAEAHRVPEVIDAWYDSGSMPFAQWGYPWVEGSEEKFAQTYPADFISEAIDQTRGWFYTLMAIGTLVFDESSYRNVVCLGHILAEDGRKMSKHLGNILEPIPLMDNHSADAVRWFMAASGSPWKARGIGPNVLNEIVRKVLITYWNTVAFHALYARLADWSPADAPAVADRSVLDRWLVSETHRLVRDTDAAYAAFDTQRLGSLINSFVDVLSNWYVRRSRRRFWSGDAGALATLHETLEVLTRVMAPLMPFVTERVWQDVFRPVTPGLAESVHLTSFPTYDETLIDDVLAQHVSMARRVVELGRSARAEARVKTRQPLARALVGSAAIADLSPELLQEIADELNVGTVAPLSSAGADLVEFAAKGNFRELGKRFAKQTPVVAAAIAAADAGALAAALKESGTATVLVDGEDVQVGAAEVLVSERPKEGWSVVNEQGETVALDLEVTPELKQAGLAREVVRTLQEARKSAGLEVSDRIKVWLTSTDAELSDALGKHADEIAREVLAVELNLSAPSESDVATGTEEDMQLTYWLTKA from the coding sequence ATGGCGGCAAACACCCCTTGGCGGCAGGTCCCCGCCCAGGTCGACTTCCCCGCGCTCGAGCGGGAGGTGCTCACCCTCTGGGACGAGCACGACACCTTCGCCAAGAGCCTCGAACAGTCCGCCGGGAGTACGCCGTGGACGTTCTACGAAGGCCCGCCGACCGCGAACGGCATGCCCGGTACGCACCACATCGAGGCCCGCGTCTTCAAGGACGTGTTCCCGCGCTACCGGACCATGAAGGGCTTCTGGGTCGAGCGCAAGGCCGGCTGGGACTGCCACGGCCTGCCGGTCGAGGTCGCGGTCGAGAAGGAGCTCGGCTTCAGCGGCAAGCCGGACATCGAGGCGTACGGGATCGCCGAGTTCAACGCGAAGTGCCGCGAGTCGGTGCTCCGGCACGTCGACGCGTTCCGTGAGCTGACCGTCCGGATGGGGTACTGGGTCGACCTCGAGCACCCGTACAAGACGATGGACCCGGAGTACGTCCAGTCGGTCTGGTGGTCGCTGAAGCAGATCCACGACAAGGGCCTGCTGGTCGAGGACTACCGGATCACGCCGTACTGCCCGCGCTGCGGCACCGGCCTGTCCGACCACGAGCTCGCCCAGGGCTACGAGACGGTCGTCGACCCGTCGGTCTACGTCCGCTTCCCGCTCACCTCCGGACCATTGGCCGGTACGGCGTCGCTCCTGGTCTGGACGACGACACCGTGGACACTCGTTTCCAACACGGCGGTCGCGGTACACCCCGACGTCGAGTACGTCGTCGCCACCGACGGCACCGAGTCGCTGGTCGTGGCCAAGCCGCTGCTGGACCGGCTCGGCGAGGGCTGGACGGTCACCGGTGAGTACGCCGGCCGCGACATGGAGCGGTGGACCTACCAGCGGCCGTTCGAGCTGGTGCCGTTCGACGAGTCCGCGCACTACGTCGTGCTGGCGGAGTACGTCACCACCGAGGACGGTACCGGTCTGGTGCACCAGTCCCCCGCGTTCGGCGCGGACGACCTCACGGTGGCTCGCGCGTACGACCTGCCGGTGGTGAACCCGGTGGACACGACCGGGCACTTCAACGCCGACGTACCGCTGGTCGGTGGGCAGTTCTTCAAGAAGGCCGACGAGGCGCTGGTCGCGGACCTGAAGGACCGCGGCCTGCTGTTCAAGCACGTCCCGTACGAGCACCCGTACCCGCACTGCTGGCGCTGCCACACCCCTGTCATGTACTACGCGCTCCCGTCCTGGTACATCCGCACCACCCAGGTCAAGGACGCCCTGCTCCGCGAGAACGAGAAGACCAACTGGTACCCGGAGTCGGTGAAGTGGGGCCGGTACGGCGACTGGCTCCGCAACAACATCGACTGGGCCGTCTCGCGCTCCCGCTTCTGGGGTACGCCGCTGCCGATCTGGCGCTGCGCCGAGGACCACCAGGTGTGCGTCGGCTCGCTGGCCGAGCTCGGCGAGCTGGCCGAGCTCGGCGAGCTGGCCGGCCGCGACCTGAGCACGACCGACCCGCACCGGCCGTACGTCGACGACATCACGTTCGACTGCCCGACCTGTGGCGCCGAGGCGCACCGGGTGCCCGAGGTGATCGACGCGTGGTACGACTCGGGCTCGATGCCGTTCGCGCAGTGGGGCTACCCGTGGGTCGAGGGCTCGGAGGAGAAGTTCGCGCAGACCTACCCGGCCGACTTCATCTCCGAGGCGATCGACCAGACCCGCGGCTGGTTCTACACGCTGATGGCGATCGGCACGCTGGTCTTCGACGAGTCGTCGTACCGCAATGTCGTCTGCCTCGGGCACATCCTGGCCGAGGACGGCCGGAAGATGTCCAAGCACCTGGGCAACATCCTGGAGCCGATCCCGCTGATGGACAACCACAGCGCGGACGCGGTGCGCTGGTTCATGGCCGCCTCCGGGTCGCCGTGGAAGGCCCGCGGCATCGGGCCGAACGTGCTGAACGAGATCGTCCGGAAGGTGCTGATCACCTACTGGAACACGGTCGCGTTCCACGCCCTGTACGCACGGCTGGCCGACTGGTCTCCTGCGGACGCTCCGGCGGTCGCCGATCGCTCGGTGCTCGACCGCTGGCTGGTGAGCGAGACGCACCGGCTGGTCCGCGACACCGACGCGGCGTACGCCGCGTTCGACACGCAGCGGCTCGGTTCGCTGATCAACTCGTTCGTCGACGTGCTCTCGAACTGGTACGTCCGCCGTTCGCGCCGCCGGTTCTGGTCCGGTGACGCCGGCGCGCTGGCGACCCTGCACGAGACGCTCGAGGTCCTGACCCGGGTGATGGCGCCGCTGATGCCGTTCGTCACCGAGCGGGTCTGGCAGGACGTGTTCCGCCCGGTCACGCCCGGTCTCGCGGAGTCCGTGCACCTGACGAGCTTCCCGACGTACGACGAGACGCTGATCGACGACGTACTGGCGCAGCACGTGTCGATGGCCCGCCGGGTCGTCGAGCTCGGCCGGTCGGCCCGCGCCGAGGCGAGGGTGAAGACCCGGCAGCCGCTGGCCCGGGCACTGGTCGGATCCGCGGCGATCGCGGACCTGTCCCCCGAACTGCTCCAGGAGATCGCCGACGAGCTGAACGTCGGTACCGTCGCGCCGCTGTCGTCGGCCGGGGCGGACCTGGTCGAGTTCGCTGCCAAGGGCAACTTCCGGGAGCTCGGCAAGCGGTTCGCCAAGCAGACCCCGGTGGTCGCGGCGGCGATCGCGGCGGCGGACGCCGGTGCGCTGGCGGCCGCGCTGAAGGAGTCCGGTACGGCGACCGTGCTCGTCGACGGCGAGGACGTCCAGGTCGGAGCTGCCGAGGTGCTGGTGTCCGAGCGGCCGAAGGAAGGCTGGTCGGTGGTCAACGAGCAGGGCGAGACCGTTGCCCTCGACCTCGAGGTGACTCCGGAACTGAAGCAGGCCGGCCTGGCGCGTGAGGTGGTCCGCACGCTGCAGGAAGCCCGGAAGAGCGCCGGCCTGGAGGTGTCGGACCGGATCAAGGTCTGGCTGACCTCCACCGACGCCGAACTCTCCGATGCCCTCGGCAAACACGCCGACGAGATCGCCCGCGAGGTCCTCGCCGTCGAGCTCAACCTGTCGGCGCCGTCGGAGTCGGACGTTGCCACCGGCACCGAAGAGGACATGCAACTCACCTACTGGCTCACCAAGGCCTAG
- a CDS encoding cell division protein SepF yields the protein MSGALRKMGVYLGLVEDGERYNARYDDTYDDEFDEAEVDEAVDGDSQETVPVAAGRESRETRERREERPEPSGATVSKFPDRRGVAPSPEVTELARITTVHPRSYNEARVIGEHFRDGTPVIMNLTEMDHSDAKRLVDFAAGLIFCCRGSIERITTKVFLVCPPNVTVAAEEKEKIAADGFYNQS from the coding sequence ATGAGCGGCGCACTGCGCAAGATGGGTGTGTACCTCGGCTTGGTCGAGGACGGGGAGCGCTACAACGCCCGTTATGACGACACGTACGACGACGAGTTCGACGAAGCCGAGGTCGACGAGGCAGTCGACGGGGACTCCCAGGAAACCGTGCCGGTGGCAGCCGGCCGGGAGAGCCGCGAGACCCGGGAGCGCCGCGAGGAGCGTCCGGAGCCGAGCGGTGCCACGGTCAGCAAGTTCCCAGACCGGCGCGGGGTCGCGCCGTCCCCGGAGGTTACCGAGTTGGCCCGCATCACCACCGTGCACCCGCGCAGCTACAACGAGGCGCGCGTCATCGGTGAGCACTTCCGCGACGGCACGCCCGTCATCATGAACCTGACCGAGATGGATCACTCCGACGCGAAGCGACTCGTGGACTTCGCCGCCGGCCTGATCTTCTGCTGCCGGGGCTCGATCGAGCGGATCACCACCAAGGTGTTCCTGGTCTGCCCGCCGAACGTCACGGTGGCCGCCGAGGAGAAGGAGAAGATCGCCGCGGACGGGTTCTACAACCAGAGTTGA
- a CDS encoding DivIVA domain-containing protein → MPLTPDDVRSKQFTPVRLREGYDVTEVDSFLDEVEAELERLLAENEELRAKLAAAQRAGADQQRPVDQTAALPPVVQQPKPPVVVEKPEEKPPVVAPAPGAAAAAGTVGDASSSAVRLLEMATKHSDDLVQEAKDTADKIIGEARAKAERLENEARGKADRMTGEARARAEKLDGEIAERRAQMLGTLEKQKGQLERTIDDLHAYEREYRSRLKTYFTEQLKALGNGDDTLSPRNGFRPEARAQAHGGHGV, encoded by the coding sequence ATGCCGCTGACGCCGGATGACGTCCGCTCGAAGCAGTTCACGCCCGTCCGACTACGGGAGGGCTACGACGTCACAGAGGTCGACTCCTTCCTCGACGAGGTGGAAGCCGAGCTGGAGCGACTTCTCGCCGAGAACGAGGAGCTGCGGGCCAAGCTCGCGGCGGCCCAGCGCGCAGGCGCGGACCAGCAGCGGCCGGTCGACCAGACCGCCGCGCTGCCGCCCGTCGTGCAGCAGCCGAAGCCCCCGGTCGTGGTCGAGAAGCCCGAGGAGAAGCCGCCGGTGGTGGCACCTGCTCCCGGGGCGGCCGCAGCGGCCGGCACGGTCGGCGACGCGTCCAGCTCCGCCGTGCGGCTGCTGGAGATGGCCACCAAGCACTCCGACGACCTGGTCCAGGAGGCGAAGGACACCGCCGACAAGATCATCGGCGAGGCCCGCGCCAAGGCCGAGCGGCTGGAGAACGAAGCGCGTGGCAAGGCCGACCGGATGACCGGTGAGGCCCGCGCCCGCGCCGAGAAGCTCGACGGCGAGATCGCCGAGCGGCGCGCGCAGATGCTCGGCACCCTGGAGAAGCAGAAGGGCCAGCTCGAGCGCACCATCGACGACCTGCACGCGTACGAGCGGGAGTACCGCAGCCGCCTGAAGACCTACTTCACCGAGCAGCTCAAGGCGCTCGGCAACGGCGACGACACGCTCAGCCCGCGGAACGGTTTCCGTCCCGAGGCCCGCGCCCAGGCCCACGGCGGCCACGGCGTCTGA
- a CDS encoding YggT family protein, with product MNALALVLIVLYWVLLAFFLVLVARFVLGLIVMFAPQWHPKGPLLLLFELIYSITDPFLRPLRRILPPIGAGGVRIDLSTLMLFVIVSVAMAINSTALRSL from the coding sequence ATGAATGCTCTAGCGCTCGTCCTCATCGTTCTTTACTGGGTGCTGCTCGCCTTCTTCCTGGTGCTGGTGGCGCGGTTCGTCCTCGGACTGATCGTGATGTTCGCGCCGCAGTGGCACCCGAAGGGGCCGCTGCTGCTGCTGTTCGAGCTGATCTACTCGATCACCGACCCGTTCCTGCGGCCGCTGCGGCGGATTCTGCCGCCGATCGGGGCCGGTGGTGTGCGGATCGATCTGTCCACCTTGATGCTGTTCGTGATCGTCTCGGTGGCGATGGCCATCAACTCGACGGCCCTTCGATCGTTGTAA